The Leptospira montravelensis nucleotide sequence AATTTTGGATTTTTAGAACTGATTCTCTCTGGCGGAATTGCGATTTAGAATTTTTGATTTAATGGATTGATTTTGTTTAAGCTAAAATTTACGTAGATTCATGAATGAATCCATTATTTTTGAAATCTCTGTCCAATCGTTTAAAAGAGGACTTGGAAATTTAATTAAAATTTTAGAAAAAGCAGAAATCCATTCGGAAACAAAAAAGTTTCCTTTTGAGAATTTACTGAATGCAAGACTATTCCCAGACCAATTCCCATTAACTAAACAAATCCAAATTGCCTGTGATACTGCCAAACTTTGTGTGGCACGTATTACAGCAAAAGATGCGCCCGTTCATGAAGATTCAGAAACAACTTTAGCGGAACTAAAAACTCGAATTGGTTCTGTGATCCAATATTTAGAAACCTATAAGGCAGAAGATTTTAAATCTGTTTCCGAAATCAAAGTATCCCAACCAAGATGGGAAGGAAAATATTTGACTGGTTTTGAATATCTTACCCATCACGCAATCCCAAACTTTTACTTCCACATAACAACTGCCTATGCGATCCTTAGACACAATGGAGTTGAAATTGGCAAAAAAGATTATTTGGGTGAGATGCCATTTAAGAAATAAATGATATTTCTTTTTAAGAATTCTATGGGCTCTAATACAATGAGCCCTTTTGAATTAAATTAGAATTGCCACCTGTAACAGAACACAATTGTTTCCGTAAACTTCTTACTATGACCTTAGCCCTGGTGGAATCATATCAATTCCGTTTCTCCATCTTTTCAACATAGTTGACATATTTTTCATAATTGAGAGAGTTGTCAATATTATGAAAAAACAAATAACTTTAATTTTTCGGTGTAAAAGTGTTAAATTAAATTTCGTGTTATTGCTTCAAAAATCTACACCTAAACTTTTAATCGGATTTTTCTATTTATTCATTAGCTCCTGTTCCTTTCATAATACTTATATCGCAGATCATTTGATTAAAAAACAAATCGTCAAAAATACTTCCGAACACAGCGAAAGAAATTGGCTTTCCGACGGAAAAATTCATCTCATCACGATTGGAACAGGTTCTCCTCGAGCGGATGAAAAAAGAATGCAAACTTCAACTGCAATCATCACCGATGGAAATTTTTTGATTTTTGATGCAGGATCAGGCACTTCCATTGCTGCCGAAAGACAACATCTGCCTATGGATCAGATGAATGCAATTTTTATAACACATTTTCATTCCGATCATATTGCCGATGTCCCGATGATGGTCAATAGTAGTTGGAGATTAGGAAGGAAACACAATCTCCCTGTTTTAGGTCCAGAAGGAACGATTAAAGTTGTAGATGGTATCAATCAATTTATGTCCTTTGATGCAACATATCGCCATAAAAATGGAGATGGAAACTCTTCAATTTCATTTGCAAAAGCAATCGGAAAAGAAATTCCAACCCCTAACGAGAAAGTAAAATCATTGTTATTCGAAGGTTTAAATGGATTAAAAGTATATTGTTTTACCGTATCACATTCTCCAGTCGAACCTGCGTTTGGTTATTTGATCCAACACAAGGGGAAATCAATTGTTATCAGTGGTGATACAAGAAAAAGTGAAAATCTTGAATACTTCTCAGAAAATGCCGACATCCTTGTTCACGAGGCTATAAATAAACAAATTTTAAAAAAATTTCTAGAAGTCACAGTCCAATATCCAGATGATACTTCGATGCAAATTGCAGCTACAACGGCAGTCCGTGTTATGGATTATCATTCCTCTCCGTTAGATGCAGCTGAGATAGCTCAGAAAGCAAATGTCAAAACATTAGTTTATACCCATATCACTCCTACACTCGGACCTTTTCTTGCAAGAACCTTCATTACTGTTCCAATGTTTCTAGAAGGAGTTTCTAATGTTTACAAAGGTGAAGTGATTATAGCGGATGATGGATTCCATTATGAACTGAACACACGCTAATTTAGCAAATGGCTTAACAATCGTGAAAAACTTTACTAACGAAAATAAAAACAGTTTCAAGATTAAAACATTATTACTATTAATAGTGTTTTCCGCAAGACCTACAATGCCGGAAAATTTACAATTTTTAGAAACCAAATCAAAATTAGAAATTGCATCCAATA carries:
- a CDS encoding DUF1993 domain-containing protein, with product MIFEISVQSFKRGLGNLIKILEKAEIHSETKKFPFENLLNARLFPDQFPLTKQIQIACDTAKLCVARITAKDAPVHEDSETTLAELKTRIGSVIQYLETYKAEDFKSVSEIKVSQPRWEGKYLTGFEYLTHHAIPNFYFHITTAYAILRHNGVEIGKKDYLGEMPFKK
- a CDS encoding MBL fold metallo-hydrolase, yielding MKKQITLIFRCKSVKLNFVLLLQKSTPKLLIGFFYLFISSCSFHNTYIADHLIKKQIVKNTSEHSERNWLSDGKIHLITIGTGSPRADEKRMQTSTAIITDGNFLIFDAGSGTSIAAERQHLPMDQMNAIFITHFHSDHIADVPMMVNSSWRLGRKHNLPVLGPEGTIKVVDGINQFMSFDATYRHKNGDGNSSISFAKAIGKEIPTPNEKVKSLLFEGLNGLKVYCFTVSHSPVEPAFGYLIQHKGKSIVISGDTRKSENLEYFSENADILVHEAINKQILKKFLEVTVQYPDDTSMQIAATTAVRVMDYHSSPLDAAEIAQKANVKTLVYTHITPTLGPFLARTFITVPMFLEGVSNVYKGEVIIADDGFHYELNTR